In one window of Acidimicrobiales bacterium DNA:
- the hpt gene encoding hypoxanthine phosphoribosyltransferase, which yields MLAGPDELRATVARLGAAISEAHPEGVVLVGLLKGSLIFLADLARALTVDVTVEFLAVTSYERGSGRVRLVLDLGADVTGRAVVLVEDVVDTGLTLAYLLAELERRSAASVEVCALADRRSRRIVPVRVDWVGFEVGDEFLVGYGVDHAGRYRNLRLLAAADAAALDADPDAYVSSLYGMAREGRSRG from the coding sequence GTGCTCGCCGGGCCGGACGAGCTGCGGGCGACGGTCGCCCGGCTCGGCGCGGCCATCTCCGAGGCCCACCCCGAGGGGGTCGTGCTGGTCGGCCTGCTGAAGGGCAGCCTGATCTTCCTCGCCGACCTGGCGAGGGCGCTGACCGTCGACGTCACCGTCGAGTTCCTCGCCGTCACCAGCTACGAGCGGGGGAGCGGGCGGGTGCGCCTCGTGCTCGACCTCGGCGCCGACGTGACCGGCAGGGCCGTCGTCCTCGTCGAGGACGTGGTCGACACCGGCCTCACCCTCGCCTACCTGTTGGCCGAGCTGGAGCGCCGGTCGGCGGCGTCGGTCGAGGTGTGCGCGCTGGCCGACCGCCGGTCCCGCCGCATCGTCCCGGTCCGCGTGGACTGGGTGGGCTTCGAGGTGGGCGACGAGTTCCTCGTCGGCTACGGCGTCGACCACGCCGGGCGCTACCGGAACCTGCGCCTGCTCGCCGCGGCCGACGCGGCCGCCCTCGACGCCGACCCCGACGCCTACGTGTCGTCGCTCTACGGGATGGCACGTGAGGGCCGCTCGCGCGGGTAG
- a CDS encoding MerR family transcriptional regulator produces MAERAHLSIGEVLTLLQQEFPDVTISKIRFLESQGLLDPERTPSGYRKFYDDDIERLRWILRQQREHFLPLKVIKGRLERGELDEPPPGLADGVEPGPSLDGAVPDEAAGGPVAADTEPATAPAPALEGAGPAAEAPAGDADAEPVAAAEAEADEAVATEGVPLPPGAYGANPLDAGPTSVSLSRDELAAAAGLEPEALAELERFGLVSGRSVGGVVSYDDSALVVARLAAAFAGYGLGPRHLRMYKVAAEREAGLFEQVVMPLVKQRNPVARSQAVDSLRHLAALGQSLHAAVLRDTLRQYTERG; encoded by the coding sequence GTGGCCGAGCGCGCGCACCTGTCGATCGGCGAGGTCCTCACCCTCCTCCAGCAGGAGTTCCCGGACGTCACGATCTCGAAGATCCGCTTCCTCGAGAGCCAGGGGCTGCTCGACCCGGAGCGGACCCCGTCGGGCTACCGGAAGTTCTACGACGACGACATCGAGCGCCTGCGGTGGATCCTGCGCCAGCAGCGGGAGCACTTCCTGCCCCTGAAGGTGATCAAGGGGCGCCTGGAGCGGGGCGAGCTCGACGAGCCGCCGCCCGGGCTGGCCGACGGCGTCGAGCCGGGCCCGTCCCTCGACGGCGCCGTGCCCGACGAGGCGGCCGGCGGGCCGGTGGCGGCGGACACCGAGCCGGCGACCGCTCCCGCTCCCGCTTTGGAGGGGGCCGGGCCGGCTGCCGAGGCGCCGGCCGGCGACGCCGACGCCGAACCGGTGGCGGCCGCCGAGGCCGAGGCCGACGAGGCCGTCGCCACCGAGGGCGTCCCCCTCCCGCCGGGGGCCTACGGCGCCAACCCGCTCGACGCCGGGCCCACGTCGGTCAGCCTCAGCCGCGACGAGCTGGCCGCGGCGGCCGGCCTCGAGCCCGAGGCCCTGGCCGAGCTGGAGCGCTTCGGGCTGGTGAGCGGCCGCTCGGTCGGCGGGGTCGTGTCCTACGACGACTCGGCCCTCGTCGTCGCCCGCCTGGCCGCGGCCTTCGCCGGCTACGGCCTCGGCCCCCGTCACCTGCGGATGTACAAGGTGGCCGCCGAGCGGGAGGCCGGCCTGTTCGAGCAGGTCGTCATGCCCCTCGTCAAGCAGCGCAACCCGGTGGCCCGCAGCCAGGCCGTCGACAGCCTGCGCCACCTCGCCGCGCTCGGCCAGTCGCTGCACGCGGCCGTCCTGCGGGACACGCTCCGCCAGTACACGGAGCGGGGCTGA
- a CDS encoding FHA domain-containing protein → MADLFCNQCGHRNPAGSNFCSSCGAPLERGDERTITFHPDAPPEAPDEDVSVTLDDLPPGTGLLVVKRGPNAGSRFALTADVTTAGRHPDSDIFLDDITVSRRHAEIAKASGGYVVRDVGSLNGTYLNRERIDEAPLQNGDEVQVGKFKLVFFSSGSGSGVGGEA, encoded by the coding sequence GTGGCGGACCTGTTCTGCAACCAGTGCGGCCACCGCAACCCGGCCGGGTCGAACTTCTGCTCCTCGTGCGGCGCCCCGCTCGAACGGGGTGACGAGCGCACGATCACGTTCCACCCCGACGCCCCGCCGGAGGCGCCGGACGAGGACGTCAGCGTCACCCTCGACGACCTGCCGCCGGGCACGGGGCTCCTCGTGGTGAAGCGGGGCCCGAACGCCGGCTCCCGGTTCGCGCTGACGGCCGACGTCACGACGGCCGGGCGCCACCCGGACAGCGACATCTTCCTCGACGACATCACGGTGTCCCGTCGCCACGCCGAGATCGCCAAGGCGTCCGGGGGCTACGTGGTGCGCGACGTGGGGTCGCTGAACGGCACCTACCTGAACCGCGAGCGGATCGACGAGGCACCGCTCCAGAACGGCGACGAGGTCCAGGTGGGCAAGTTCAAGCTGGTGTTCTTCTCGTCCGGCTCCGGGTCGGGCGTCGGCGGCGAGGCGTGA
- the gcvH gene encoding glycine cleavage system protein GcvH, which produces MNIPEDLRYSADHEWVRLEGNRARIGITEYAQDALGDVVFVQVPDVGAELTVGATVSEVESTKSVSDVYAPVAGTVVEVNADLADAPQRVNEDPYGEGWICVIELTDASQYSELLDAQAYRALIEG; this is translated from the coding sequence ATGAACATCCCCGAGGACCTCCGCTACTCGGCGGACCACGAGTGGGTGCGCCTCGAGGGCAACCGGGCCAGGATCGGGATCACCGAGTACGCGCAGGACGCGCTCGGCGACGTGGTGTTCGTGCAGGTGCCCGACGTGGGCGCCGAGCTCACCGTGGGCGCGACGGTGAGCGAGGTCGAGAGCACCAAGTCGGTCTCCGACGTCTACGCACCGGTGGCCGGCACCGTCGTCGAGGTCAACGCCGACCTCGCCGACGCGCCCCAGCGGGTGAACGAGGACCCGTACGGCGAGGGGTGGATCTGCGTGATCGAGCTGACCGACGCGTCGCAGTACTCCGAGCTGCTCGACGCCCAGGCCTACCGGGCGCTGATCGAGGGTTGA
- a CDS encoding sugar phosphate nucleotidyltransferase, whose amino-acid sequence MKAVIMAGGEGTRLRPLTSNAPKPMMPLVNRPMMEHVVRLLKRHGFEDIVVTVAFMADAIRNYFGDGSEYGVKMSYAVEDQPLGTAGSVRNAMDRLTERFVVISGDVLTDVDLTGIVQFHEERGGLGTIGLIRVENPLEFGIVITREDGSIERFLEKPTWGQVFSDTINTGIFVLEPEIFDFIAADQSVDFSGEVFPAVLDAGKPLYGAVASGYWEDVGTLDAYVRAHKDILDGKVQVDVPGFELRHGVWLGEGAELHPEAAVEGPAVIGDNCRIEAGTRLGEYTVLGANVRLRSGSDLERTVVHDNAYLGGHVRLRGTVVGRACDLRKGVRTEEGVVLGDECFVGENAVLGSDVKVYPFKTVEAGAVVNSSIVWESRGARSLFGRSSVTGLANVDVTPELATRVAMAWGTTLKKDVTVVASRDSSRSARMLKRAMMSGLNATGIHVLDLEVASVPVTRFVTRQPTPRGGFTVRLVPDDPQSVAVRFFDAQGADISETDQRKIERLLGREDFRRVFPGEIGDIQFPPRALEHYTVALEATVDVEVIRQAKFKVVVDYAYGSASFVMPNVLAKLGADVLAVNPYASTAGAMTFERRTHAEHVASLVRASGSDVGAVIDPHGEALTLIDDEGHVLSDDEALLAMISLVADHMVGDQVALPVTVTQEAERIAADHGVSVRWTKLSAAALMEAAADPNVGFAGNRSGEFIIPGFLPAFDAAANLVKVLELLARTGQKLSKVVGGLPRTHLAHETVVTPWEQKGTVMRNLVERAADRQLVLVDGVKVCHDGGWALALPDPEEPITHVWAEGGSDRDARNLAQEYARRIRQMLR is encoded by the coding sequence ATGAAGGCCGTGATCATGGCGGGGGGCGAGGGCACCCGGCTCCGGCCGCTCACCTCGAACGCGCCGAAGCCGATGATGCCGCTCGTCAACCGGCCGATGATGGAGCACGTCGTCCGGCTGCTGAAGCGGCACGGCTTCGAGGACATCGTCGTCACCGTGGCGTTCATGGCCGACGCCATCCGCAACTACTTCGGCGACGGCTCCGAGTACGGCGTGAAGATGTCCTACGCCGTCGAGGACCAGCCCCTCGGCACCGCCGGCTCGGTCCGCAACGCCATGGACCGGCTGACCGAGCGCTTCGTCGTCATCAGCGGCGACGTGCTGACCGACGTCGACCTGACCGGGATCGTCCAGTTCCACGAGGAGCGGGGAGGGCTCGGCACGATCGGCCTGATCAGGGTCGAGAACCCCCTCGAGTTCGGCATCGTCATCACGAGGGAGGACGGCTCCATCGAGCGCTTCCTCGAGAAGCCGACCTGGGGCCAGGTGTTCAGCGACACCATCAACACCGGCATCTTCGTGCTGGAGCCGGAGATCTTCGACTTCATCGCCGCCGACCAGTCGGTGGACTTCTCGGGCGAGGTGTTCCCCGCCGTCCTCGACGCCGGCAAGCCCCTCTACGGCGCCGTCGCCAGCGGCTACTGGGAGGACGTCGGCACCCTCGACGCCTACGTCCGGGCCCACAAGGACATCCTGGACGGGAAGGTGCAGGTCGACGTGCCGGGCTTCGAGCTGCGGCACGGCGTGTGGCTGGGGGAGGGCGCCGAGCTGCACCCGGAGGCGGCGGTCGAGGGCCCGGCGGTCATCGGCGACAACTGCCGCATCGAGGCCGGCACCCGGCTCGGCGAGTACACGGTCCTCGGGGCCAACGTCCGCCTCCGCTCGGGCTCGGACCTCGAGCGCACGGTCGTGCACGACAACGCCTACCTCGGCGGCCACGTCCGGCTCCGGGGGACGGTCGTCGGCCGGGCCTGCGACCTCCGCAAGGGGGTGCGCACCGAGGAGGGCGTGGTCCTCGGCGACGAGTGCTTCGTCGGCGAGAACGCCGTGCTCGGCTCCGACGTCAAGGTGTACCCCTTCAAGACGGTCGAGGCCGGCGCCGTCGTCAACTCGTCGATCGTGTGGGAGTCGAGGGGGGCGAGGAGCCTGTTCGGCCGGTCGAGCGTGACCGGGCTGGCCAACGTCGACGTCACCCCCGAGCTGGCCACCCGGGTCGCCATGGCCTGGGGGACCACCCTGAAGAAGGACGTCACGGTCGTCGCCAGCCGGGACTCCAGCCGCTCGGCCCGGATGCTCAAGCGGGCGATGATGAGCGGCCTCAACGCCACCGGGATCCACGTCCTCGACCTCGAGGTGGCGTCGGTGCCGGTCACCCGGTTCGTCACCCGCCAGCCCACCCCGCGGGGCGGGTTCACCGTCCGGCTGGTGCCCGACGACCCCCAGTCGGTGGCCGTGCGCTTCTTCGACGCGCAGGGCGCGGACATCTCCGAGACCGACCAGCGCAAGATCGAGCGGCTGCTCGGCCGGGAGGACTTCCGGCGGGTGTTCCCGGGGGAGATCGGCGACATCCAGTTCCCGCCCCGGGCCCTCGAGCACTACACGGTCGCCCTGGAGGCGACCGTCGACGTCGAGGTCATCCGCCAGGCGAAGTTCAAGGTCGTCGTGGACTACGCCTACGGCTCGGCGTCGTTCGTCATGCCGAACGTGCTGGCCAAGCTGGGCGCCGACGTGCTCGCCGTGAACCCCTACGCCTCCACGGCCGGCGCCATGACCTTCGAGCGCAGGACCCACGCCGAGCACGTGGCCAGCCTGGTGCGGGCGTCCGGCTCCGACGTCGGCGCCGTGATCGACCCCCACGGCGAGGCCCTCACGCTGATCGACGACGAGGGCCACGTGCTCTCCGACGACGAGGCCCTGCTGGCCATGATCAGCCTGGTGGCCGACCACATGGTCGGCGACCAGGTCGCCCTGCCGGTGACCGTCACCCAGGAGGCCGAGCGCATCGCCGCCGACCACGGCGTGAGCGTGCGCTGGACGAAGCTGTCGGCCGCCGCCCTGATGGAGGCGGCCGCCGACCCGAACGTCGGCTTCGCCGGCAACCGCAGCGGCGAGTTCATCATCCCCGGGTTCCTGCCGGCCTTCGACGCGGCCGCCAACCTGGTCAAGGTGCTCGAGCTCCTGGCGAGGACCGGGCAGAAGCTGTCCAAGGTGGTCGGCGGGCTGCCGAGGACCCACCTCGCCCACGAGACGGTCGTGACGCCGTGGGAGCAGAAGGGCACGGTCATGCGCAACCTCGTCGAGCGGGCCGCCGACCGCCAGCTCGTCCTCGTCGACGGGGTCAAGGTCTGCCACGACGGCGGGTGGGCGCTCGCCCTGCCCGACCCGGAGGAGCCCATCACCCACGTGTGGGCCGAGGGCGGCAGCGACCGCGACGCCCGCAACCTGGCCCAGGAGTACGCCAGGCGCATCCGCCAGATGCTGCGCTGA